The Geoglobus acetivorans genome window below encodes:
- a CDS encoding rRNA adenine N-6-methyltransferase family protein: protein MENKLNYGKFTKDEIIGIVFSKLMPGKRWVFADIGSGTGKVAEFFSRYVHKVYAVEVDGELASRLEKKFRGTNVEVINSDGYDFLREHDVDGVFFGGTKGIERMIDVCRANRIAVNCARIDVALRVAEKLRENGMFEEIVFANISKSYELVGGLAFKSYNPVFVVVGHALRS, encoded by the coding sequence ATGGAAAATAAACTTAATTATGGTAAGTTCACGAAGGACGAGATTATAGGTATAGTGTTTTCAAAATTAATGCCGGGTAAGCGCTGGGTATTTGCTGACATTGGCAGCGGAACAGGAAAGGTGGCAGAATTTTTCTCAAGATATGTCCACAAGGTTTATGCTGTTGAGGTGGATGGAGAACTGGCTTCACGGCTTGAGAAAAAATTCAGGGGGACAAATGTGGAGGTAATAAACTCAGATGGTTACGATTTTCTAAGGGAACATGATGTTGATGGGGTTTTTTTCGGTGGGACTAAGGGCATAGAGAGGATGATTGATGTTTGCAGGGCGAACAGGATTGCAGTTAACTGTGCGAGGATAGATGTGGCCCTCAGAGTTGCAGAAAAGCTCAGGGAGAATGGCATGTTTGAGGAGATAGTTTTTGCGAACATATCTAAAAGCTACGAACTTGTGGGAGGCTTGGCTTTTAAATCCTACAATCCAGTTTTCGTGGTGGTCGGACATGCTCTACGGAGTTAG
- a CDS encoding SAM-dependent methyltransferase translates to MLYGVSLGPGDAGLVTLRAKRVIEQADEVIVPGRLAENVVKNYREEVRVVEFPMGNAEKIVDDLSTELAQRCIEEDIAFCVLGDVAFFSTFQDVFHAVKQKNPGVNVELVPGVPSFTAVFSRLKKFVDSSFRVTSALDGEERYVVVLKAVKSGELAETLRSDGYRVVQVERMFMEGESVGEPKEKSSYFTLLVGWR, encoded by the coding sequence ATGCTCTACGGAGTTAGTCTTGGGCCAGGTGATGCGGGGCTTGTAACTCTCAGGGCTAAGAGAGTGATCGAGCAGGCTGATGAAGTTATTGTGCCGGGCAGGCTTGCTGAAAACGTGGTGAAAAATTACAGAGAGGAGGTTAGAGTCGTTGAATTTCCAATGGGCAATGCTGAGAAGATTGTGGATGACCTTTCCACTGAGCTTGCACAGAGATGCATTGAAGAGGACATAGCCTTCTGTGTTCTTGGAGATGTTGCTTTTTTTTCGACGTTTCAGGATGTGTTCCATGCAGTGAAGCAGAAAAATCCTGGGGTTAATGTAGAGCTTGTTCCAGGTGTGCCGAGCTTTACAGCCGTTTTCTCGAGGCTTAAAAAATTCGTTGATTCTTCTTTCAGAGTAACCTCTGCTCTCGACGGTGAAGAGCGGTATGTTGTCGTTCTAAAAGCAGTTAAATCTGGAGAACTGGCTGAAACGCTTAGAAGTGATGGCTACAGAGTTGTGCAGGTTGAGAGGATGTTCATGGAAGGAGAGTCTGTTGGAGAGCCGAAGGAAAAGTCATCATATTTCACTCTGCTGGTGGGATGGAGATGA
- a CDS encoding SAM-dependent methyltransferase, producing the protein MEMKVYFAGFGPGDPELLTVKAYKLLKKADLVIYPGSLVEAELLDEFNGEKVNSYGKSLEEIVDLIERSVREGKLVVRLQSGDPSIYGAINEQIAELEKRGIEVEVIPGVSSIFASASAIRSELTSPDIPSVVITRPAGRTLEKDEIEVFARTNSTLVILLGIDKIRDIAERVGKIRGYDEPVCVVYRASREDERVIEGTLADIADRVEKSGIRKTATIVIGRAIKTARRSILYASR; encoded by the coding sequence ATGGAGATGAAGGTGTATTTTGCGGGATTTGGTCCAGGGGACCCTGAGCTTCTTACCGTAAAAGCCTACAAACTGCTAAAAAAGGCTGATCTCGTGATCTACCCAGGTTCGCTTGTTGAGGCTGAGCTTCTGGATGAGTTCAATGGTGAAAAGGTGAACAGCTACGGGAAAAGTCTCGAAGAGATAGTTGATTTAATTGAGCGTTCAGTCCGTGAGGGGAAACTTGTGGTCAGATTGCAGAGCGGCGATCCAAGCATTTACGGAGCGATAAATGAACAGATTGCAGAGCTTGAAAAGCGTGGGATTGAGGTTGAGGTAATTCCCGGGGTTAGCAGCATCTTTGCATCAGCTTCTGCGATACGGAGTGAGCTAACCTCGCCAGACATCCCGAGCGTGGTGATAACAAGACCGGCAGGCAGAACACTCGAAAAGGACGAGATTGAGGTGTTTGCGAGAACAAACTCCACGCTGGTAATTTTGCTGGGCATAGACAAAATCAGGGATATTGCCGAGAGAGTCGGGAAAATCAGAGGTTACGACGAGCCTGTCTGCGTTGTTTACAGGGCGAGCAGGGAGGACGAGCGGGTTATTGAAGGAACTCTCGCCGATATCGCTGATAGGGTGGAAAAGTCAGGAATCAGAAAAACTGCGACAATTGTCATAGGCAGGGCCATAAAAACTGCAAGGAGGTCGATACTATACGCATCTCGGTAG